In Candidatus Margulisiibacteriota bacterium, one DNA window encodes the following:
- a CDS encoding aspartate-semialdehyde dehydrogenase, protein MKKYNVCVLGATGMVGKEMMKVLEQRNFPVNKFLPLASERTAGSRVTFQGKEYTVELAAPSSFEGMEIGLFSAGAKPSAALAPEAVKRGCIVIDNTSHFRMDPNVPLVVPEVNPQAIKRHKGIIANPNCSTAQLVLALKPIYDAVGIERIVVSTYQSVSGWGKEAVEELMAQSKALLADPNAKVEAKCIFRRIAFNVVPQIDQFTDNGYTKEEMKMVNETRKIFEDDSIKVSATTVRVPVVIGHSESVNIKTKKKLSAAEARKLMGNFADVKIMDDPAKGVYPTPIDCVGRNETLVGRVREDISQENGLEMWIVSDNLRRGAAYNAVLIAERMIKDGLI, encoded by the coding sequence ATGAAAAAATATAACGTTTGCGTATTAGGGGCGACGGGGATGGTGGGGAAAGAGATGATGAAGGTCCTGGAACAGAGGAATTTCCCGGTCAATAAGTTCCTGCCGCTGGCGTCCGAGCGGACGGCCGGGAGCCGAGTGACTTTCCAGGGGAAGGAATATACGGTTGAATTAGCAGCACCGAGCTCATTCGAAGGGATGGAGATCGGCCTTTTTTCGGCCGGGGCCAAACCGTCGGCCGCGTTAGCCCCGGAGGCCGTTAAACGGGGCTGTATCGTGATCGACAACACCAGCCATTTCCGGATGGACCCGAACGTCCCGCTGGTCGTTCCCGAGGTCAATCCGCAGGCGATCAAACGGCATAAAGGGATTATCGCCAACCCGAACTGCTCGACCGCCCAGCTGGTCCTGGCGCTGAAGCCGATCTATGACGCCGTGGGGATAGAGCGGATCGTAGTTTCTACCTATCAATCGGTTTCGGGCTGGGGAAAAGAAGCGGTAGAGGAGCTGATGGCCCAAAGCAAAGCTTTGCTGGCCGACCCGAACGCCAAAGTGGAAGCAAAATGCATTTTTAGGCGGATCGCTTTTAACGTTGTGCCGCAGATCGACCAGTTCACGGACAACGGCTACACCAAGGAAGAGATGAAGATGGTCAACGAGACGCGAAAAATATTTGAAGACGATTCGATCAAGGTATCCGCGACGACGGTGCGGGTGCCGGTCGTGATCGGCCATTCGGAATCGGTCAATATCAAGACCAAAAAGAAGCTCTCGGCGGCCGAAGCCAGAAAACTGATGGGTAACTTCGCCGATGTCAAAATAATGGACGATCCAGCCAAAGGCGTATATCCGACACCGATCGATTGCGTCGGCAGGAACGAAACCCTGGTCGGCCGTGTCCGCGAAGACATCTCCCAAGAAAATGGTCTGGAAATGTGGATAGTCTCCGACAACCTGCGGCGGGGAGCGGCTTATAACGCGGTCCTGATCGCGGAAAGAATGATCAAGGACGGGTTGATCTAA
- a CDS encoding class I SAM-dependent methyltransferase, translating into MKQAQIDYYEGLLAEHGSSFKALDWNSPESQRLRFKILQEIFIYGKKMNGVSLLDVGCGFGDLYGYFKAEGLVARQRLNYTGYDIAPKIIETARKKYPDAKFELKDIMAERHLPSFDYIFCSGIFNVRTIDQAAHLDFVKEMLYRMYDLAGCGLAVNFLSEGSLPAADPEELNAGRYFFFQPEEIIRIIRFTCNRYIMRHDYHAGDFTVFLLK; encoded by the coding sequence ATGAAACAGGCCCAGATCGATTATTACGAAGGGTTACTAGCCGAACACGGCAGTAGTTTTAAGGCGCTTGACTGGAATTCGCCCGAGAGCCAGCGTCTCCGTTTCAAGATCTTGCAGGAGATCTTTATCTACGGGAAGAAAATGAACGGGGTGTCGCTGCTTGACGTCGGCTGTGGTTTTGGCGACCTTTACGGTTATTTTAAGGCGGAAGGGTTGGTCGCCCGCCAGCGGCTGAACTATACCGGCTATGACATTGCTCCGAAGATAATTGAGACCGCCCGGAAGAAGTATCCCGATGCCAAATTCGAGCTGAAAGACATCATGGCGGAGCGCCATCTTCCTTCTTTTGACTATATATTTTGTTCCGGCATTTTCAATGTCCGGACGATCGACCAGGCGGCCCATCTTGATTTCGTCAAGGAAATGCTTTACCGTATGTATGACCTGGCCGGTTGCGGCCTGGCGGTCAATTTCTTGAGCGAGGGGTCGCTCCCGGCCGCCGATCCGGAAGAGCTGAACGCGGGGCGTTACTTTTTCTTCCAGCCGGAAGAGATCATCCGGATCATCCGGTTCACTTGCAACCGGTATATCATGAGGCACGATTATCACGCGGGGGATTTTACGGTGTTTTTATTAAAATGA
- a CDS encoding potassium channel family protein yields the protein MNPIYLRTNPLRRLIIPGLLILAIIILGVAGYMKIEGWSFLDALYMVVITLSTVGFREVHELNSAGRLLTIAIILVGVATVAYTVGQFIEIIIEGQIVGYRRKKKMEQTIAEMRNHYIICGFGRVGHQIAVELAEAKIPHVVLDSKPETAEEMAAMNIPYILGDITTDKILLNAGIKHAKGLIASADSDTANVFVTLSARALNPDLYIIARAGYPDSEEKLKKAGANRVISPYFTAGKHMAEIAIKHRAETK from the coding sequence ATGAACCCAATATATTTAAGGACCAATCCGTTGCGGCGGCTGATCATTCCGGGGCTCTTGATCCTGGCGATCATTATCCTGGGAGTAGCCGGGTACATGAAGATCGAGGGGTGGTCTTTCCTTGACGCCTTGTACATGGTCGTTATTACCCTGTCGACCGTCGGCTTCCGCGAGGTTCACGAGCTGAACTCCGCCGGGCGGCTGCTGACCATTGCCATTATCCTGGTCGGGGTGGCGACCGTCGCTTACACGGTCGGTCAGTTTATCGAGATCATCATTGAAGGGCAAATCGTCGGTTACAGGAGGAAAAAGAAGATGGAGCAAACTATTGCCGAAATGAGGAACCATTACATCATTTGCGGTTTCGGCCGGGTGGGACACCAGATAGCGGTCGAGCTGGCGGAAGCGAAGATCCCGCACGTGGTGCTTGACAGCAAGCCGGAAACTGCCGAAGAGATGGCGGCGATGAATATCCCCTATATTCTCGGGGATATCACCACTGACAAGATCCTGCTTAACGCCGGCATCAAGCATGCCAAGGGGTTGATCGCTTCGGCTGACTCCGATACCGCCAACGTCTTTGTGACCCTCTCCGCGCGGGCCCTTAACCCGGACCTGTACATCATCGCCCGGGCCGGCTACCCCGATTCCGAAGAGAAGCTGAAGAAGGCCGGGGCCAACCGGGTCATCTCACCGTATTTTACCGCCGGCAAGCATATGGCCGAGATCGCGATCAAACACCGGGCCGAAACCAAATAA
- a CDS encoding DUF2148 domain-containing protein — MIRSEEDFRAVAVERIAEEMALAARTAPKARGLDLLEIAVLKGNEIERLAAKMKEIGERENHNTFLRDSENIKSAQAIVLIGTKKKVVGLRYCSFCGYAGCDEAERAGAVCAYNTGDLGIAVGSAVSVAADHRVDNRVMYSVGRAAVDLKLLGNEVVVAYGIPLSVSAKNPFFDRK, encoded by the coding sequence ATGATCAGATCGGAAGAGGATTTTCGCGCGGTCGCGGTCGAACGGATAGCGGAGGAGATGGCCTTGGCGGCGCGGACCGCGCCAAAAGCGCGCGGCCTCGATCTGCTCGAGATCGCCGTCCTGAAGGGGAACGAGATTGAGCGCCTAGCCGCTAAAATGAAAGAGATCGGCGAGCGGGAGAACCATAACACTTTCCTGCGCGACTCGGAAAATATCAAGAGCGCCCAGGCGATCGTCCTGATCGGCACAAAAAAGAAAGTGGTCGGTTTGCGCTATTGCTCTTTCTGCGGGTACGCCGGCTGTGACGAGGCGGAGCGGGCGGGGGCGGTCTGCGCTTATAATACCGGTGACCTGGGGATCGCCGTCGGTTCGGCGGTCTCCGTCGCGGCCGACCATCGGGTCGACAACCGCGTCATGTACAGTGTCGGGCGGGCGGCAGTTGATCTGAAGTTGCTGGGGAACGAGGTCGTGGTGGCGTACGGAATACCGTTGTCGGTCTCGGCCAAGAACCCATTCTTTGACAGGAAGTGA